In Fusarium oxysporum f. sp. lycopersici 4287 chromosome 6, whole genome shotgun sequence, a single window of DNA contains:
- a CDS encoding hypothetical protein (At least one base has a quality score < 10) has protein sequence MHSRKRLCAPIYFEPQTIKDSALKKLDALQSLERSQEWVDDSTIFLNEDGSFSHEVIEEGSFNARTQKVSLFMAKLFSSPRSENSKEELRLRRARRRLLVSLLAHAWLWGRPRVLDNSGNPVPFDGRTVLDPQAILNFLAAVRARKASCTYEEIRKFLEVDVQEVALREDTSKWNITGVIACLRWDKSHNLRDGGPWCSCRLEKKDLPPPYHEACRTKPSVWSVDLVPGSLVTAQQGEEKAQDVRWRCSKYDDLKKMN, from the coding sequence ATGCATTCCAGAAAAAGACTCTGCGCGCCTATCTACTTTGAACCTCAAACGATAAAGGATTCAGCTTTGAAAAAGCTTGATGCACTGCAGAGCCTCGAACGGAGTCAAGAATGGGTTGATGATTCTACAATATTCTTGAATGAGGATGGCTCTTTCTCACATGAAGTGATTGAAGAAGGATCCTTTAACGCGCGTACGCAGAAAGTTTCTCTATTCATGGCCAAACTCTTTTCCTCGCCAAGATCTGAAAACTCAAAAGAAGAACTGAGACTGCGTAGGGCTCGACGTCGACTGCTGGTCTCACTTCTTGCGCATGCGTGGCTCTGGGGAAGGCCCAGAGTGTTAGACAATAGCGGCAATCCGGTCCCTTTCGATGGAAGGACAGTATTAGACCCCCAGGCTATCCTTAATTTCCTTGCTGCTGTTCGGGCTCGCAAGGCTAGTTGTACCTACGAAGAAATACGAAAGTTTCTGGAGGTAGATGTACAAGAGGTAGCTTTGCGCGAGGATACATCTAAGTGGAATATAACAGGTGTTATCGCATGTCTGAGGTGGGACAAATCCCATAACCTACGTGATGGGGGCCCATGGTGCTCTTGTCgcctcgagaagaaggaccTCCCACCACCATACCACGAAGCCTGCCGAACCAAACCCTCGGTATGGTCCGTCGATTTAGTCCCTGGCTCCCTCGTGACCGCACAGCAAGGAGAGGAAAAAGCGCAGGATGTGAGGTGGAGATGCTCAAAGTACGACGACTTGAAGAAAATGAACTAA
- a CDS encoding hypothetical protein (At least one base has a quality score < 10): MIRGAILVMALGLASTTFGTTSGYDEPCECEPVDPCYRAVYTLGYSICGSYETCEIPAACNGDREALRSVCDCMVSETSIETSVEKTQGLGTAIQSIPSIIGSTNQYVDSTTTHGVITTRIGEEGPDSTAKDSGSDSATGSSVTTSTGIKFETSTESSPASTHSWSAPAGYGIVSTETETKATASAKTGTETSSEDIFTTPTETGGSYNSKTSYSIGSYTTKTVYTTAVNTYPKCPDYAKDCSSGSEGFYTVTETSAISTAVYPITQQSPPMATNHGYTTKTFYTTELYIVTKCPLSITDCPYGSATSRTYPVSTTVYRIPENQPSETAGYDPPRRSTVYITRTVYSTNPHTVTQYGTSAPSCVCDYSLAETTPETTLPDTVVATGSEKPITYSTDRKPDKVHDPALFKKSDAVLADIISSKSQPSAIVPYQQPGGAARGAEVTAGASRFGVHMAVAVAGIFAPII, translated from the coding sequence ATGATCAGGGGCGCCATCCTAGTCATGGCCTTGGGCCTAGCCTCTACAACCTTTGGTACGACTTCCGGCTACGACGAGCCTTGCGAGTGTGAACCTGTGGACCCCTGCTACCGAGCTGTCTACACCCTCGGTTACTCTATTTGTGGGAGCTATGAGACTTGCGAGATTCCTGCAGCTTGCAACGGTGACCGTGAAGCCCTTAGAAGCGTCTGCGACTGCATGGTCTCTGAAACCTCCATCGAGACGTCGGTGGAGAAGACCCAAGGCTTGGGTACCGCCATTCAGTCTATTCCGAGCATCATCGGTAGTACTAACCAATACGTTGACTCTACCACTACACATGGCGTGATCACCACTAGAATTGGCGAGGAGGGACCAGACTCAACTGCTAAGGATAGTGGTAGTGATTCTGCCACAGGCTCCTCCGTCACCACCAGTACCGGGATTAAGTTCGAAACTAGCACAGAGTCTTCCCCCGCATCGACTCACAGTTGGTCTGCGCCTGCCGGATATGGAATCGTTTCTACCGAGACTGAAACCAAGGCTACCGCTTCTGCTAAGACCGGAACCGAGACCAGCTCAGAAGATATCTTCACTACTCCCACAGAGACTGGCGGTTCCTACAACTCCAAGACGTCTTACTCTATTGGCTCCTATACCACCAAGACCGTTTACACCACTGCTGTCAATACATACCCAAAGTGTCCTGACTACGCTAAAGATTGCTCCAGTGGCTCTGAAGGTTTCTATACTGTAACTGAGACCAGTGCCATCTCGACCGCTGTTTATCCCATCACTCAGCAGAGCCCCCCAATGGCTACCAATCATGGGTATACCACTAAGACCTTCTACACTACGGAGCTTTACATCGTGACCAAATGCCCTCTTTCCATCACAGACTGTCCTTATGGTTCTGCCACTAGCAGAACATATCCTGTCTCGACTACTGTCTACCGAATCCCCGAGAATCAGCCCTCCGAAACTGCGGGCTATGACCCTCCGAGGCGCAGCACCGTCTACATCACCAGAACTGTCTACTCCACCAATCCTCACACTGTCACCCAATATGGCACTAGTGCTCCTAGCTGTGTTTGCGATTACTCCCTTGCTGAGACCACTCCTGAGACTACTCTTCCCGACACTGTCGTCGCCACTGGTAGTGAGAAGCCTATCACGTACTCTACCGACCGTAAACCCGACAAGGTCCATGATCCGGCTCTGTTCAAAAAGTCTGACGCTGTGTTGGCTGATATCATCTCCAGTAAGAGCCAGCCTTCTGCTATTGTCCCATACCAGCAACCAGGTGGTGCTGCCCGTGGCGCCGAGGTCACCGCTGGTGCTTCTCGTTTCGGGGTACACATGGCTGTTGCAGTCGCTGGTATATTTGCACCTATCATATAA